From the genome of Methanobrevibacter smithii ATCC 35061, one region includes:
- a CDS encoding ABC transporter permease: MIELRKFSWMIKKELLSLKRHPPRLISILIFPIIMILLFGYGMGGDMTDLPVVVVSQSHGDLTDVTLDTIKTTDQYNVVEVMDDVDDAKERVDSGEVKAAIILPENYDSNVSQKAVTLYLDSSDQMASSTLESVTQGIFAKLSNMEASNAIVSNPSSQELENSTSPLNQSELATNTQSANVTNSIGHTFDNFKDDIALHINKIYGNIKYIDFLVPAVLGMTVMMSCMMGMGASIAGERETGELARLFMTPTSISTVVGGKIASKLIVELVRALILIFMAIVLFNVSIKGGILQTFIVLFFGALCFVGFGIMLSARTNTQEDYTQIVMPFSMPMMFVSGVFYPIETMPWILQKIAYIFPLTYLNDAMRGVMIKGQSLGDVWLDLAILLGFTALFFIIGVKRFNRDI, from the coding sequence ATGATAGAGCTTAGAAAATTTAGCTGGATGATTAAGAAAGAACTTTTAAGTTTAAAAAGACATCCTCCAAGGTTAATTTCAATTTTAATTTTTCCTATTATCATGATTTTGTTATTTGGTTATGGTATGGGTGGAGACATGACTGATTTGCCTGTAGTTGTTGTTTCTCAAAGCCACGGTGACTTAACTGATGTAACATTGGATACTATTAAAACAACGGATCAGTATAATGTAGTAGAGGTTATGGATGATGTTGATGATGCAAAAGAGAGAGTTGATAGTGGAGAAGTAAAAGCTGCAATTATACTGCCGGAAAATTATGACAGTAATGTGTCTCAAAAGGCGGTTACACTGTATTTGGATTCATCTGATCAAATGGCTTCTTCAACATTGGAAAGTGTAACTCAGGGAATATTTGCTAAATTATCAAATATGGAAGCATCTAATGCCATAGTTTCTAATCCTTCATCACAGGAATTAGAAAATAGTACCAGTCCTCTAAATCAATCTGAATTAGCTACTAATACTCAAAGTGCAAATGTTACAAATTCAATTGGACATACATTTGATAATTTTAAGGATGATATTGCACTCCATATTAACAAAATATATGGAAATATTAAGTATATTGACTTTTTAGTTCCTGCAGTTTTAGGAATGACTGTAATGATGTCCTGTATGATGGGTATGGGTGCATCAATAGCTGGAGAACGTGAAACTGGTGAATTAGCTAGATTATTTATGACTCCGACATCAATTTCAACTGTAGTTGGAGGTAAAATTGCATCTAAACTTATTGTTGAGTTAGTTAGGGCTCTTATATTAATATTCATGGCTATTGTATTGTTTAATGTAAGTATTAAAGGAGGAATCTTACAAACATTCATTGTTCTTTTCTTTGGAGCACTATGTTTTGTTGGTTTTGGTATCATGTTGTCTGCAAGAACCAACACTCAGGAAGATTATACTCAAATAGTCATGCCATTTTCAATGCCTATGATGTTTGTTTCTGGTGTATTCTATCCTATTGAAACTATGCCTTGGATTTTACAAAAAATAGCTTATATATTCCCATTAACTTATCTTAACGATGCAATGAGGGGAGTAATGATTAAAGG
- a CDS encoding HAD family hydrolase, translating into MKKAIVFDNSGTLLERYRVIKDVSTGELFTDVNSLHLIDSMDSLALVVLQFNTNCLLNLDSNTLISDVIKQHNIDFDVSFTSCETTKEEVTDILENENQATISDITDGFTILKEKIPKMELCNGPAVIIDINKNKIVYTITSAGKLFSEVIDTIKILQSRGIEIYIASGDRKGAINKLAEILNVNKKHAFGTVSPKGKCKVVRCLKDRGYKVMMVGDGLNDVLAFNNADVSVLTVEQEEEVSPKLINKTDYVIQKISEVISIDF; encoded by the coding sequence ATGAAAAAAGCTATTGTGTTTGATAATTCTGGAACTTTACTTGAACGCTACAGGGTTATTAAAGATGTTTCAACTGGAGAATTATTCACTGATGTTAATTCATTGCACTTAATTGATTCTATGGATTCCTTAGCACTTGTAGTTCTTCAGTTCAATACAAATTGTCTTTTGAATTTGGATAGTAACACTTTAATTTCAGATGTGATTAAACAGCATAATATTGACTTTGATGTTAGCTTTACAAGCTGTGAAACTACTAAAGAAGAAGTTACTGATATTTTAGAAAATGAAAATCAGGCAACTATTAGTGATATTACTGATGGGTTTACTATTTTAAAAGAAAAAATCCCTAAAATGGAACTTTGTAACGGACCTGCAGTAATTATCGATATTAATAAAAATAAAATAGTTTATACTATTACTTCTGCAGGCAAACTCTTTTCTGAAGTCATAGACACAATTAAGATTTTACAATCCAGAGGCATTGAAATTTATATTGCATCTGGAGACAGAAAGGGAGCCATTAACAAATTAGCTGAAATTTTAAATGTCAATAAAAAACATGCCTTTGGAACAGTTTCTCCAAAAGGCAAATGTAAGGTTGTAAGATGTTTAAAAGACAGAGGATATAAAGTAATGATGGTTGGAGATGGTCTCAATGATGTTTTAGCTTTTAATAATGCTGATGTATCTGTTCTAACTGTTGAACAGGAAGAAGAAGTTTCTCCAAAACTGATTAATAAAACAGATTATGTTATTCAAAAAATTTCAGAAGTTATTTCAATAGATTTTTAA
- a CDS encoding ATP-binding cassette domain-containing protein produces MRNAIETKNLTKVYKNFTAVNSLNLKVPEKSIFGLLGPNGAGKTTTIKMLTCLIQPTSGHASVGGYDVQENPNEVRNLLGMVPQQVSLYKDLTVQENSELCADYYGVPVDEKHDRIEDLMELVDIKYARNKRVGQLSGGQKQKASLVASLVHRPEILFLDEPTIGLDPTTKRTLWDLIRELNDEGNTIILCSHDMHEVDMLCDNVGIINTGNLVAYDTPQGLKDSLLKEEKEEHEIKMKNTLRDISNENEVNKSTKEDIETLNLKKMSFLLKENNDSIISAIQSNPKVHGVEMAKNGRFNLRIDNFDDDAVNDVLKDIIEAGGVVKSIFTQEPSLEDVFIKATAEVNEDDRA; encoded by the coding sequence ATGAGAAATGCAATTGAAACTAAGAATCTTACAAAGGTTTATAAAAATTTCACTGCTGTTAATTCTTTAAATTTAAAAGTTCCTGAAAAAAGTATTTTTGGATTACTTGGTCCAAATGGGGCAGGAAAAACCACAACAATTAAAATGCTTACCTGTTTAATTCAACCTACTTCAGGTCATGCTAGTGTTGGAGGGTATGATGTTCAGGAAAATCCGAATGAAGTAAGAAATTTGTTAGGAATGGTTCCTCAGCAAGTTAGTTTATATAAAGATTTAACAGTTCAGGAAAATTCAGAATTGTGTGCTGATTACTACGGTGTTCCTGTTGATGAAAAACATGACCGTATTGAAGATTTAATGGAATTAGTAGACATTAAATATGCTAGAAATAAAAGAGTTGGACAGTTGTCCGGTGGACAAAAACAAAAGGCATCTCTTGTAGCTAGTTTAGTACATAGGCCGGAGATATTATTTTTAGATGAACCAACAATCGGGCTTGATCCAACTACTAAAAGAACATTATGGGATTTAATTCGTGAGTTAAATGACGAGGGAAATACAATTATTTTATGTTCTCATGATATGCATGAAGTAGATATGCTTTGTGATAATGTGGGAATTATAAATACTGGTAATTTGGTAGCTTATGATACTCCACAAGGTCTTAAGGATTCTCTTTTAAAAGAAGAAAAAGAAGAGCATGAAATTAAAATGAAAAATACTTTAAGAGATATTTCAAATGAAAATGAAGTAAATAAATCTACTAAAGAAGATATTGAAACATTAAACTTAAAGAAAATGTCCTTTTTACTTAAAGAAAATAATGATTCTATTATTTCAGCTATTCAATCTAATCCGAAAGTACATGGTGTTGAGATGGCTAAAAACGGACGTTTTAACTTGAGAATTGATAATTTTGATGATGATGCTGTTAATGATGTTTTAAAAGACATTATTGAAGCAGGCGGAGTTGTCAAATCAATATTTACACAGGAACCATCTCTGGAAGATGTATTTATTAAAGCAACAGCTGAGGTGAATGAAGATGATAGAGCTTAG
- a CDS encoding sugar phosphate isomerase/epimerase family protein: MKLGFTTLAMFTRPNNDIIETAKKYEFEMIEILGEGPFFKNDNLEFANTDLEIYMHAPTVDLNISSLNTGIRKESVKQMKDALDYGKKINATALTIHPGQIGRNEDRIRKYALELAIESIGELVDYSDIVVSVENMPERFSFLGNKVEELERIQNETGCGLTIDVGHGNTCGNCEEFLDLKNISYCHLNDNNGVKDQHITLGEGTLDLNLLKKVDKGIIELNNFDNVLKSKEVIKNLLK; the protein is encoded by the coding sequence ATGAAATTAGGTTTTACAACATTAGCAATGTTTACCAGACCAAATAATGACATAATAGAAACTGCTAAAAAATATGAATTTGAAATGATAGAAATACTTGGAGAAGGCCCTTTTTTTAAAAATGACAATCTCGAATTTGCAAATACTGACTTGGAAATTTACATGCATGCTCCAACAGTTGATTTGAATATATCTAGTTTAAACACCGGAATCAGAAAAGAAAGTGTTAAACAGATGAAAGATGCTCTGGATTATGGAAAAAAAATAAATGCAACTGCTTTAACCATCCATCCTGGGCAAATCGGAAGAAATGAAGACAGAATAAGGAAATATGCACTGGAACTGGCTATTGAAAGTATTGGAGAACTTGTTGACTATTCAGACATTGTTGTTTCAGTTGAAAATATGCCTGAACGCTTCTCATTTTTAGGAAATAAAGTTGAAGAGCTTGAAAGAATACAAAATGAAACTGGCTGTGGCTTAACAATTGATGTAGGTCATGGAAACACTTGCGGAAATTGTGAAGAATTTCTGGATTTAAAAAACATTAGCTACTGTCACTTAAATGACAATAATGGTGTTAAAGATCAGCATATTACATTAGGTGAAGGAACTCTTGATTTGAATCTTCTTAAAAAAGTAGATAAAGGAATTATTGAGTTAAATAACTTTGATAATGTTTTAAAAAGTAAAGAAGTTATTAAAAATCTATTGAAATAA
- a CDS encoding PadR family transcriptional regulator: MAMFRRKKNVDQLSKKIMRHCSNGLTHIIILWIISKEKIHGYGIMKKLDEFFSSCNPTEYNKTNSSKIYPILRKLEKTGIIKGEWGVSNNKSVKYYSLTEEGEILLKSFKSEFAHLINSPLWLSFIEDMSDNEMHKVENDEKCN, translated from the coding sequence TTGGCCATGTTCAGACGTAAAAAAAATGTTGATCAACTTTCAAAAAAAATTATGAGGCATTGTTCTAATGGTTTAACTCATATTATTATATTATGGATTATTAGTAAAGAAAAAATCCATGGTTATGGGATTATGAAAAAGTTAGATGAATTTTTTAGTTCGTGTAATCCTACTGAGTATAATAAAACAAATTCAAGTAAAATTTATCCGATTCTAAGGAAATTAGAAAAAACTGGGATTATAAAAGGAGAATGGGGAGTTAGCAATAATAAAAGTGTTAAGTATTACTCTCTTACAGAGGAAGGTGAAATCTTACTTAAAAGTTTTAAAAGTGAGTTTGCGCACCTGATTAATAGCCCTCTTTGGTTAAGTTTTATTGAAGATATGTCAGATAATGAAATGCATAAGGTGGAAAACGATGAGAAATGCAATTGA